The following proteins come from a genomic window of Paenibacillus sp. CAA11:
- a CDS encoding MoeB/ThiF family adenylyltransferase: MQESDVNVEQTDDKKLQVPEEEVERYSRQIRFAPIGTKGQAKLLQSHVLIIGAGALGTAIAETLARGGVGRLTIADRDYVEWSNLQRQQLFSEADAKERLPKAIAAKQRLSAINSKVEVDARVMDVTAEELELLVKEVDLIMDATDNFETRLVINDISQKWQIPWIYGGCVGSYGMTFTVLPGDTPCLNCLLRSVPFGGDTCDTAGIIPMAVHTVVAHQTTEAFKLLTGQQAALRGTLLSFDLWRNEQTSIKVENAKQEDCPSCGPNAVFPYLSAENRTRSEVLCGRDTVQIRPPFRREIDLSQAAQKLEALCEGKVERNPFLLAYSIGGHRMVLFKDGRALVHGTKNIAEAKTLYTRYFG, encoded by the coding sequence ATGCAAGAAAGCGACGTAAATGTAGAACAGACAGATGATAAAAAACTTCAGGTTCCTGAGGAAGAGGTGGAGCGCTACTCCAGACAGATCCGATTCGCTCCGATCGGCACCAAAGGCCAGGCAAAGCTGCTGCAATCCCACGTGCTTATTATTGGAGCGGGCGCACTGGGAACAGCAATTGCGGAAACACTGGCCCGAGGAGGCGTAGGAAGGCTCACGATCGCAGACAGAGATTATGTTGAATGGAGTAATCTGCAGCGTCAGCAGCTATTCTCTGAAGCGGATGCGAAGGAGAGACTACCGAAAGCGATCGCAGCTAAGCAAAGACTATCTGCCATCAATTCTAAAGTCGAGGTAGACGCGAGGGTAATGGATGTTACGGCAGAGGAACTTGAGCTTTTGGTCAAGGAAGTGGACCTGATTATGGATGCTACAGACAATTTTGAGACTAGATTAGTAATCAATGATATTTCTCAAAAGTGGCAGATTCCTTGGATTTATGGCGGCTGTGTAGGGAGCTATGGTATGACTTTTACCGTTCTTCCGGGTGATACACCTTGTCTTAACTGCCTCTTGCGTTCCGTTCCTTTCGGAGGGGATACCTGCGATACGGCGGGGATTATTCCTATGGCTGTTCACACGGTGGTTGCCCATCAGACAACAGAAGCCTTTAAGCTGCTAACCGGCCAGCAAGCTGCTCTGCGTGGAACCCTTCTGTCCTTCGATCTGTGGAGGAATGAACAAACTTCAATTAAGGTTGAGAATGCCAAGCAAGAGGATTGTCCTTCCTGCGGGCCAAACGCGGTATTTCCTTATTTGTCTGCAGAGAATCGAACCCGAAGTGAAGTTCTCTGCGGCAGGGATACGGTTCAGATCAGGCCGCCGTTCCGGCGGGAGATTGATTTGTCTCAGGCTGCCCAAAAACTTGAAGCCTTATGCGAAGGCAAGGTCGAGCGCAATCCCTTCTTGCTCGCTTATTCCATTGGAGGTCACAGAATGGTGCTATTTAAGGATGGACGCGCGTTAGTTCATGGAACGAAGAATATCGCGGAGGCTAAGACTCTGTATACACGTTATTTCGGCTAG
- a CDS encoding 2-oxo acid dehydrogenase subunit E2 yields MAKFEYRFPELGEGLHEGEIIKMHIKPGDKVTDEDIIMEVQNDKAVVEVPCPVNGVVQEVFGTDGAVFRVGQVVAVIEAEGDIPEQEAAPESHSEPAAPAAEAAPAPVAAAGSTKFQYLFPELGEGLHEGEIIKMHIKPGDKVTDEDIIMEIQNDKAVVEVPCPVNGTVLEVFGKDGAVFRVGQVVAVIDAEGDVPEQESAPAQAAAQEADAAKGGANTAGTVPGAPNAEVLATPSVRKFAREQGVDLAQVKGSGKAGKITREDVEAFKKGGAAAPAAPAAQEAPKASAPAASKPAASAPAANGEEERVPFKGIRKAISNAMVKSAYTAPHVTIMDEVDVTELVAFRTRMKPIAEKKGVKVTYLPFIVKALVAASRQFPALNASIDEENNEIVYKKYYNIGIATDTDNGLIVPVIKDADRKSIWMIADAIRDLAARGRDGKLSPAEMKGSSISITNIGSAGGMFFTPIINYPEVAILGTGRISEKPVVKNGEIVAAPVMALSLSFDHRLIDGATAQNFMNYIKQLLANPELLVMEV; encoded by the coding sequence TTGGCAAAGTTTGAATATCGCTTTCCCGAGTTGGGCGAAGGCTTGCACGAGGGCGAGATCATCAAAATGCATATCAAGCCGGGCGATAAAGTAACCGACGAAGATATTATTATGGAAGTACAGAATGACAAGGCTGTTGTTGAAGTTCCTTGTCCTGTGAACGGTGTAGTACAAGAAGTATTTGGTACGGATGGCGCAGTATTCCGCGTGGGTCAAGTCGTAGCCGTAATTGAGGCTGAAGGCGACATTCCTGAGCAAGAAGCTGCTCCAGAATCCCATAGCGAGCCTGCAGCTCCGGCAGCTGAAGCTGCGCCAGCACCTGTTGCTGCAGCGGGTTCTACCAAATTCCAGTACTTGTTCCCTGAACTTGGTGAAGGTCTGCATGAAGGCGAAATTATCAAAATGCATATTAAACCAGGTGATAAAGTAACCGATGAGGACATCATCATGGAAATTCAAAACGATAAAGCTGTAGTTGAAGTTCCTTGTCCAGTCAACGGTACAGTGCTTGAAGTGTTCGGTAAAGACGGCGCTGTCTTCCGCGTGGGTCAGGTTGTGGCTGTTATTGATGCTGAAGGTGATGTGCCTGAGCAAGAGTCCGCGCCTGCACAAGCTGCAGCACAAGAAGCTGACGCTGCTAAGGGCGGAGCTAACACTGCAGGTACCGTTCCGGGTGCTCCAAATGCAGAAGTACTGGCTACTCCAAGCGTCCGCAAATTTGCTCGTGAGCAAGGCGTAGACCTGGCACAAGTGAAGGGCAGCGGCAAAGCTGGCAAGATCACTAGAGAAGACGTAGAAGCCTTCAAGAAAGGCGGCGCTGCGGCTCCAGCAGCTCCGGCAGCACAAGAAGCTCCTAAGGCTTCCGCTCCAGCTGCTTCTAAACCAGCGGCTTCTGCTCCTGCGGCTAATGGGGAAGAAGAACGCGTACCATTCAAGGGTATCCGCAAAGCGATTTCCAACGCTATGGTTAAATCCGCTTATACAGCTCCTCACGTTACGATCATGGACGAAGTTGACGTAACCGAGCTTGTAGCGTTCCGTACCCGCATGAAGCCGATCGCTGAGAAGAAAGGCGTTAAGGTAACTTACCTGCCATTCATCGTTAAAGCACTCGTTGCTGCTTCCCGTCAATTCCCTGCGCTTAACGCATCTATTGACGAAGAGAACAACGAAATTGTTTACAAGAAGTACTACAATATCGGTATTGCTACAGATACAGACAACGGTTTGATCGTTCCTGTGATCAAGGATGCAGACCGTAAGAGCATTTGGATGATCGCTGATGCAATCCGTGACCTGGCTGCTCGCGGCCGTGACGGTAAGCTGAGCCCTGCTGAAATGAAGGGCAGCTCGATCTCCATCACTAATATCGGTTCTGCTGGCGGTATGTTCTTTACTCCAATTATTAACTATCCTGAAGTTGCAATTCTGGGTACTGGACGCATCTCCGAGAAACCGGTTGTGAAGAACGGTGAGATCGTAGCAGCACCTGTAATGGCTCTTTCGTTGAGCTTTGACCACCGCTTGATCGATGGCGCAACTGCTCAAAACTTCATGAACTACATTAAACAACTGCTCGCTAACCCTGAGCTGCTTGTTATGGAGGTGTAA
- the pdhA gene encoding pyruvate dehydrogenase (acetyl-transferring) E1 component subunit alpha yields MSKVPYEVYTEEVEALSVLSPDGEIVNKKLLPELTDDQLKEIMYRMVFTRTWDERAINLGRQGRLGFYAPVSGQEATMVGSEFALQKEDFVCPGYRDMPQIVWHGLPLYQAFLYSRGHQHGGQIPEGVNVLMPQIIIGAQILHAMGIAMGFKLKKQKQVVITYTGDGGSSEGDFYEGLNYAGAYKLPVIFFVQNNGYAITTPFAKQTAALSIAHKAVAAGIKGVKVDGMDVLAVIKAVQDAAERGRNGEGATLIEAVTYRFRPHSLSDDTTKYRTKEEEGQWSEKDPIARLAKYLEKKGLWTEEDTVRVKEEAKAKVNEQIKKAEQTDKMTVASLIDSMFETTPKHLEEQKADFQ; encoded by the coding sequence ATGAGCAAGGTTCCTTATGAAGTATATACCGAGGAAGTTGAAGCGTTGTCCGTGCTCTCGCCGGACGGTGAAATCGTTAACAAAAAACTTCTTCCTGAATTAACCGATGATCAGCTTAAAGAAATTATGTACCGTATGGTATTTACACGTACTTGGGACGAACGGGCTATCAACCTGGGTCGTCAAGGACGCCTTGGTTTCTACGCTCCTGTATCTGGTCAAGAAGCAACTATGGTCGGAAGTGAATTTGCACTTCAAAAAGAAGACTTCGTTTGTCCTGGTTACCGTGATATGCCGCAAATCGTATGGCACGGACTTCCGCTTTATCAAGCGTTCCTTTATTCCCGCGGACATCAACATGGCGGACAAATCCCTGAAGGTGTTAACGTCCTGATGCCACAGATCATCATCGGCGCGCAAATCCTTCATGCAATGGGTATTGCTATGGGCTTCAAACTGAAAAAACAAAAACAAGTCGTTATTACTTACACGGGTGACGGTGGATCTTCTGAAGGTGATTTCTACGAAGGTCTGAACTATGCTGGAGCATACAAGCTGCCGGTTATTTTCTTTGTTCAAAACAACGGCTATGCGATTACAACTCCGTTTGCTAAGCAAACAGCTGCTCTGTCCATTGCACACAAAGCTGTTGCTGCTGGTATCAAAGGTGTAAAGGTCGACGGCATGGACGTGCTCGCAGTTATCAAAGCTGTTCAAGACGCAGCTGAACGCGGCCGCAACGGCGAAGGCGCAACCTTGATCGAAGCTGTTACTTACCGTTTCCGTCCTCACTCCTTGTCTGACGATACTACTAAATATCGTACCAAAGAAGAAGAAGGACAATGGAGCGAGAAGGATCCGATTGCCCGCCTTGCAAAATACTTAGAGAAAAAAGGTCTGTGGACTGAAGAAGACACAGTTCGTGTTAAAGAAGAGGCGAAAGCTAAAGTGAACGAGCAAATCAAAAAGGCTGAGCAAACTGACAAGATGACTGTAGCTAGTCTGATCGACAGCATGTTCGAGACTACACCTAAGCATCTTGAAGAGCAAAAAGCTGATTTTCAATAA
- a CDS encoding alpha/beta hydrolase encodes MTDSRYLKRTVVKEEIESAYLGEKRKLRIYLPPGYNDVLSYPVVYCQDGEEFFNFGRIATHANRLILDEDIEPFIIVGVEVNTSVRTAEYAPFGNRFNAYTSCFTEEIIPYVEKNYPVRQNREERILAGDSLGGSVSLHIAMKRPDLFSKIISLSGAYYIPSQEMIAAETDLSGLSLYMVVGLQERDYQTDTGIYDFVALNRSTKELLEKRGAKVVYFEKDGKHLWGFWQQELPDALSYFLK; translated from the coding sequence ATGACGGATTCAAGATACTTGAAACGAACCGTGGTCAAAGAGGAAATCGAAAGTGCTTATTTGGGTGAAAAACGAAAGCTGCGCATTTATCTGCCCCCCGGCTATAACGATGTGCTGAGTTACCCGGTTGTCTACTGTCAGGATGGTGAAGAGTTCTTCAATTTTGGTAGAATTGCAACCCATGCCAACCGCCTGATCCTTGACGAGGATATTGAGCCATTCATTATTGTTGGTGTTGAAGTCAACACCTCTGTACGCACTGCGGAATATGCTCCTTTCGGCAATCGATTTAACGCCTATACATCATGCTTCACGGAAGAAATTATACCCTACGTAGAAAAAAATTATCCGGTTCGTCAAAACCGTGAGGAACGCATCTTGGCTGGAGATTCTTTAGGAGGCTCGGTCTCGCTCCATATCGCCATGAAACGGCCTGACCTTTTCTCCAAAATTATTAGCTTGTCTGGGGCCTACTACATTCCTTCACAAGAAATGATTGCAGCGGAGACAGATTTGTCGGGTCTTTCCTTATATATGGTTGTTGGATTGCAAGAGCGCGATTATCAAACGGATACAGGAATCTATGATTTTGTGGCGCTGAACCGTTCGACGAAAGAGCTGCTTGAGAAGCGCGGCGCAAAGGTCGTCTATTTCGAAAAGGACGGCAAGCACTTATGGGGCTTCTGGCAGCAGGAGCTGCCGGATGCGCTGAGCTACTTCTTGAAATAA
- a CDS encoding ABC-F family ATP-binding cassette domain-containing protein, whose amino-acid sequence MSLLTVDNLSHNFGDRTLFKNVSFRLLAGEHVGLVGANGVGKSTLMNILTGQLLKDSGKVEWTPKVRYGYLDQHTKLTPGKTIRDVLKDAFLPLLELEQEMMTITEKMSDATPEELEELLVQMGDIQEQLELGDFYLIDVKVEEMANGLGLSAIGLDRDVSALSGGQRTKVLLAKLLLEKPNVLLLDEPTNYLDVEHIQWLTNYLQEYPYAFILISHDTEFMNKVVSVIYHLEFAKLTRYSANYEKFLEMADINKNQHIDAYEKQREYIKKQEDFIQRNKARYSTSGRAKSREKQLDRLERIDKPEEAAKPVFGFKESRASGKTVFEGIDFEIGYSHALLPKMSMTIERGEKIAIVGCNGVGKSTLLKTILGKIPPVSGKTYTGDFLYPAYFEQEVRPGNLTPIDDVWNEFPHLNQHEVRAHLARCGLKNEHITRQLSALSGGEQAKVRLCKLMMRETNWILFDEPTNHLDVAAKEELKRALKEFKGTVLLVSHEPDFYEDWVTKVWDVEAWSTHN is encoded by the coding sequence ATGAGTTTATTGACTGTAGATAATTTGTCTCATAATTTTGGAGACCGCACATTATTTAAGAATGTATCCTTTCGTTTACTGGCAGGCGAGCATGTAGGCTTGGTCGGTGCGAATGGGGTGGGAAAATCGACCTTAATGAATATACTCACCGGACAGCTGCTGAAGGACAGCGGAAAGGTAGAGTGGACGCCTAAGGTACGTTATGGTTACCTGGATCAGCATACAAAATTGACGCCAGGCAAGACGATTCGCGATGTCCTGAAAGACGCTTTTCTTCCTCTGCTGGAATTGGAGCAAGAGATGATGACCATTACAGAGAAAATGAGTGACGCCACACCGGAAGAGCTGGAAGAGCTTCTTGTACAGATGGGCGATATTCAGGAACAGCTGGAGCTGGGAGATTTCTATCTTATCGATGTTAAGGTGGAGGAAATGGCAAATGGTCTCGGGCTATCGGCTATCGGCTTAGATCGAGACGTGTCCGCCCTGAGCGGTGGTCAGCGGACAAAGGTACTGCTTGCCAAGCTTCTGCTGGAGAAGCCGAATGTTCTTCTCCTTGATGAGCCAACCAACTACCTGGACGTCGAGCATATTCAATGGTTGACGAATTACCTTCAAGAATATCCTTATGCCTTCATTCTGATCTCTCACGATACAGAGTTTATGAACAAGGTTGTTTCGGTCATTTACCATTTAGAATTTGCTAAATTGACCCGGTATTCGGCCAACTATGAGAAATTTCTTGAGATGGCTGATATCAATAAGAATCAGCATATTGATGCTTATGAGAAGCAGCGGGAGTATATTAAGAAACAGGAAGATTTTATTCAGCGCAATAAGGCCAGATATTCAACATCCGGCCGAGCTAAGAGCCGGGAGAAACAGCTGGACCGTCTGGAGCGAATCGATAAGCCGGAGGAAGCAGCTAAGCCTGTATTCGGCTTCAAAGAATCTCGCGCCAGCGGCAAGACGGTTTTCGAAGGAATTGATTTTGAGATCGGTTATTCCCATGCCCTGCTGCCGAAGATGAGTATGACTATTGAACGCGGCGAGAAGATAGCTATTGTTGGCTGTAATGGTGTGGGAAAATCAACACTGCTAAAGACCATTTTAGGGAAAATCCCACCAGTTAGCGGCAAAACATACACCGGCGATTTCCTGTATCCTGCTTACTTCGAGCAAGAAGTGCGTCCCGGGAATTTAACTCCAATCGATGACGTATGGAACGAATTCCCGCATCTGAATCAGCATGAGGTTCGTGCTCACTTGGCCCGCTGCGGTCTTAAGAACGAGCATATTACCCGTCAGCTCAGTGCACTAAGCGGTGGCGAGCAGGCGAAGGTACGTTTATGCAAGCTGATGATGCGTGAGACAAACTGGATTCTATTTGACGAACCTACGAATCACCTGGATGTTGCCGCCAAGGAAGAGCTAAAGCGGGCACTTAAGGAATTCAAAGGTACTGTGCTGCTTGTATCACACGAACCTGATTTCTATGAAGACTGGGTAACCAAGGTATGGGATGTTGAAGCTTGGTCAACACATAACTAA
- a CDS encoding alpha-ketoacid dehydrogenase subunit beta — translation MAQMNMKEAIRDAMRVELNRDPNVMIFGEDVGHVGGVFRVTEGLQKEFGEERVFDTPLAESAIGGLAFGLGIQGFRPIAEIQFVGFIFEALDQILVQAARVRFRSGGRYNAPVVFRTPFGGGVKAAELHTDSLEGLIAQTPGIKLVVPSNPYDAKGLLISAIRDNDPVFFMEHLNLYHAFRTEVPDGEYTVELGKANVVREGSDVTIIAYGLMVHTAQKAADELEKNGIKAEVIDLRTLVPLDIDTIVASVKKTNRAIVVQEAQKSAGIAAEVIAQINEKAILHLEAPVLRVTGPDTVYPFAQIEDQWLPSPARVVAAVNKVLEF, via the coding sequence ATGGCACAGATGAATATGAAAGAAGCGATCCGCGACGCAATGCGTGTGGAATTGAACCGCGACCCGAATGTCATGATCTTCGGGGAAGACGTAGGCCATGTAGGCGGTGTATTCCGTGTAACAGAAGGTCTGCAAAAAGAGTTTGGGGAAGAGCGTGTATTTGATACACCGCTGGCTGAATCCGCAATCGGCGGTTTGGCTTTTGGTCTCGGGATTCAAGGATTCCGTCCGATCGCTGAAATCCAATTTGTTGGTTTTATCTTTGAAGCATTGGACCAAATCCTGGTTCAAGCAGCTCGTGTGCGCTTCCGTTCCGGCGGCCGTTACAATGCGCCAGTCGTATTCCGCACTCCGTTCGGCGGCGGTGTAAAAGCGGCTGAGCTTCACACCGACTCATTGGAAGGTTTGATTGCCCAAACTCCGGGTATTAAATTGGTAGTGCCTTCCAACCCTTATGATGCTAAAGGTCTTTTGATCTCTGCCATCCGTGATAACGACCCTGTCTTCTTCATGGAGCACTTGAACCTGTACCATGCTTTCCGTACAGAAGTGCCAGACGGTGAATATACCGTTGAGCTGGGTAAGGCAAATGTCGTTCGTGAAGGTTCTGACGTAACGATTATTGCTTACGGTCTGATGGTTCACACAGCGCAAAAAGCTGCTGATGAGCTGGAGAAGAACGGAATCAAAGCTGAAGTGATTGACCTGCGGACACTCGTGCCGCTTGATATTGATACAATTGTAGCTTCCGTTAAGAAGACAAACCGCGCAATTGTGGTTCAAGAAGCGCAAAAGTCTGCTGGGATCGCTGCTGAAGTTATTGCACAAATCAACGAAAAAGCAATCCTGCACCTGGAAGCACCTGTTCTGCGTGTTACTGGTCCGGATACTGTTTATCCGTTCGCACAAATCGAAGATCAGTGGCTTCCGTCTCCGGCACGTGTCGTAGCCGCTGTCAATAAAGTTCTCGAATTTTAA
- a CDS encoding response regulator transcription factor has product MEDYILFIKDTDPTYAYIISRKLAEQGLAVLTVDQTEQVQEQLRESKPIALLLAIDCDQDIRLRWLAQFRREANDILIPVIVVERCPSTTSLTRAFEAGADDYLGKGAPVEELAVRLRHLHSLFRRMQLDELSVLAYEDLRIRLHDRKVYRGEELIKLTPKEYELLVFLVHRVHRVCSREVLLQEVWGYEFNVETNVVDVYIRHLRGKIDRGRSRKLIHTVRGTGYLLE; this is encoded by the coding sequence TTGGAGGATTATATTCTGTTTATCAAGGATACCGACCCGACATACGCCTATATCATATCCCGAAAGCTGGCTGAACAAGGATTGGCTGTATTAACTGTAGACCAAACTGAACAAGTACAGGAACAGCTGAGGGAATCTAAGCCGATAGCCCTGCTTCTGGCGATAGACTGCGATCAAGATATTAGACTACGGTGGCTTGCACAGTTTAGAAGAGAAGCTAATGACATACTAATTCCGGTCATTGTCGTTGAACGGTGTCCATCAACAACTAGTCTGACTAGAGCGTTTGAGGCCGGAGCAGATGATTATTTGGGAAAAGGGGCACCTGTAGAAGAGTTGGCGGTCAGGCTGCGTCATTTACACAGCTTGTTTCGCAGGATGCAGCTGGATGAATTGTCTGTCTTAGCCTATGAGGATTTGCGTATAAGGCTACATGACCGCAAGGTCTATCGCGGGGAAGAGCTAATCAAATTGACGCCTAAGGAATATGAGCTGCTAGTATTCCTCGTTCATCGAGTTCACCGGGTTTGCTCACGAGAAGTGCTGCTTCAGGAAGTATGGGGTTATGAGTTTAATGTGGAGACGAACGTAGTGGACGTCTATATCAGACATTTGCGGGGGAAAATAGATCGGGGACGTTCACGTAAACTGATCCACACGGTTCGGGGAACAGGATATTTACTTGAGTGA
- the thiS gene encoding sulfur carrier protein ThiS, producing the protein MKLTINGQLVTCSGKTRTIKELLTYIGLHMNSVVVEVNHQIVPIEQQAKEQLQDGDRIEIIHFVGGG; encoded by the coding sequence ATGAAATTAACTATTAATGGACAGCTCGTTACCTGTTCTGGGAAAACAAGGACTATAAAGGAGCTGCTCACATATATTGGGCTGCATATGAACTCGGTTGTCGTGGAGGTCAATCATCAGATTGTGCCTATTGAGCAGCAGGCAAAGGAGCAGCTGCAGGACGGGGACCGCATAGAAATTATTCATTTTGTCGGAGGCGGATAA
- a CDS encoding C40 family peptidase translates to MTMQRRYIQKVMAVGLATTIAFTAFAAVGQQTVHAQTTAQSTSVSKGQQIINYGKKFLGRPYKFGASTSTTKNFDCSSFTKYVFKHYGITLPRTSAQQSKVGKFVSKASLRVGDLVFFSSGSRANGHNVTHVAIYAGNGKILHTYGKPGVTISNLNSGNWKRTYLSARRVL, encoded by the coding sequence ATGACAATGCAACGCAGATATATCCAAAAGGTAATGGCAGTAGGACTGGCAACTACAATTGCTTTCACAGCATTCGCCGCAGTCGGCCAACAAACCGTTCATGCACAAACAACAGCGCAGAGCACCAGCGTGTCCAAAGGACAGCAAATCATCAACTATGGCAAGAAGTTCTTAGGTAGACCTTATAAATTTGGTGCATCTACATCAACCACTAAAAATTTTGATTGCTCCTCTTTTACAAAATACGTCTTTAAGCATTATGGAATTACCCTTCCACGTACTTCCGCTCAGCAATCTAAAGTAGGTAAATTTGTATCTAAAGCCAGCCTGCGCGTAGGGGATCTAGTGTTCTTCTCCAGCGGCAGCCGCGCGAACGGCCATAACGTTACACATGTAGCTATCTATGCCGGAAACGGTAAGATCTTGCACACTTATGGTAAGCCGGGCGTTACGATCTCCAATTTGAACAGCGGCAACTGGAAGAGAACTTATTTAAGTGCACGCCGCGTTCTTTAA
- a CDS encoding ABC transporter permease, with product MNNASSALKVAAGIFLTIALITIVVILFISAQEATKTAQNNFSDIQTELAQASFTVYDETTISGSQVTNALRKYKGKDQFGIQVKTGKNIGGQWYGYQLAVQAAGNPDYGSVLYEGRGDIANTWNEADNEYVNPSGKFKANVIKDSSNVVRGLIFTQTTVR from the coding sequence ATGAATAATGCTTCATCAGCTTTAAAGGTCGCTGCAGGTATATTTCTAACGATTGCTCTAATCACGATTGTAGTTATCTTGTTTATCTCAGCCCAGGAGGCTACGAAGACGGCACAGAACAATTTCTCGGATATTCAAACTGAACTGGCCCAAGCATCTTTTACGGTATATGACGAGACGACCATTAGTGGTTCCCAGGTGACTAATGCCCTAAGGAAATACAAAGGTAAGGATCAATTCGGCATCCAGGTAAAAACAGGTAAAAACATCGGTGGACAATGGTATGGTTATCAGCTTGCCGTTCAGGCTGCCGGAAATCCGGACTATGGTTCGGTGCTCTACGAGGGAAGAGGGGATATAGCAAACACTTGGAATGAGGCAGACAATGAGTATGTGAATCCTAGCGGGAAATTCAAGGCTAATGTCATCAAGGACAGCTCAAATGTTGTGCGCGGCTTAATTTTCACGCAAACAACGGTGCGTTGA
- a CDS encoding trimeric intracellular cation channel family protein — protein MHIFDIFSIIGTIAFAMSGAFVAMEEDYDILGIMVLGLATAFGGGIVRNVLIGVPVTTLWSQGPLIMLAIFSVIAAFVLPMSWIKHWKRTEVLFDAIGLSAFAIQGALYATQMKHPISAVIVAAVLTGIGGGIIRDLLAGRKPLVLRDEIYAVWAMLAGAIVGLGWTQSNVELIVLFAAVVIFRMFSVHYRWKLPRRSLKVVPAQPQSDQALMKSRKAG, from the coding sequence ATGCATATCTTTGACATTTTCAGCATTATTGGTACGATTGCCTTCGCGATGTCCGGCGCATTTGTAGCCATGGAGGAAGATTACGACATCTTAGGAATTATGGTGCTGGGCCTGGCAACAGCATTTGGTGGAGGAATTGTCCGCAATGTGTTAATCGGGGTACCGGTAACCACGCTATGGAGCCAGGGTCCATTGATTATGCTGGCTATTTTCTCAGTAATCGCAGCTTTTGTCCTGCCTATGTCCTGGATCAAGCATTGGAAGAGGACGGAGGTCCTGTTTGATGCTATTGGCTTGTCGGCTTTTGCGATCCAAGGGGCGCTGTATGCGACACAAATGAAGCATCCCATCAGCGCGGTTATTGTAGCCGCGGTTCTGACAGGAATCGGTGGGGGGATCATAAGGGACTTGCTTGCCGGCAGAAAGCCGCTTGTCCTGCGGGATGAGATTTATGCGGTTTGGGCTATGCTGGCAGGGGCAATCGTCGGCTTAGGATGGACTCAGAGCAATGTTGAGCTCATTGTTTTGTTTGCTGCAGTGGTGATTTTTCGGATGTTCTCCGTACACTATCGCTGGAAGCTGCCAAGACGCTCTCTGAAGGTGGTTCCTGCTCAGCCGCAGTCGGATCAAGCCTTGATGAAATCAAGGAAAGCAGGCTAG
- a CDS encoding thiamine diphosphokinase → MRPSSRVLIFSGGSNHADQLKHIQQGDFIIGADRGALFLVEHGIVPDMAVGDFDSVTMEELEKVKETGRKLVTCDPVDKNLTDTELAFEVAMDQQPEEILLFGVLGSRFDHSFINIQLLIRAMQHQVSCAILDQNNYITLTGSTCTVHDRGFSYVSLLPITAEVTGITLSGFMYPLDKATLKMGQSRGISNKLLGEEGTVQIESGLLLVIQSKD, encoded by the coding sequence ATGCGACCATCCAGCAGAGTATTGATTTTTTCGGGAGGAAGCAACCATGCGGATCAGCTGAAGCACATCCAGCAGGGAGATTTCATTATTGGAGCTGACCGTGGAGCCCTGTTTCTGGTAGAGCATGGAATAGTCCCTGATATGGCCGTAGGTGATTTTGATTCTGTAACTATGGAAGAACTTGAAAAGGTAAAAGAAACGGGGCGCAAGCTCGTCACCTGTGATCCCGTTGATAAGAATCTGACCGATACAGAACTTGCTTTCGAAGTTGCCATGGATCAGCAGCCCGAAGAGATTCTGCTCTTCGGCGTGCTCGGCTCAAGGTTCGACCATTCTTTTATCAATATCCAGCTTTTAATTAGAGCTATGCAGCATCAAGTCAGCTGTGCCATTTTGGATCAAAATAACTATATTACTTTAACAGGTTCCACATGTACGGTTCACGATAGAGGATTTTCGTATGTGTCCCTGCTTCCCATCACTGCCGAAGTAACGGGAATTACACTAAGTGGCTTTATGTATCCACTGGACAAAGCAACCCTGAAAATGGGGCAATCTCGTGGAATCAGCAACAAACTTCTCGGCGAAGAAGGCACTGTTCAGATTGAGAGCGGTCTGCTGCTCGTCATTCAAAGCAAGGATTAA